The Sinomicrobium kalidii region GCAAACAGCAGTAAAGGGAACAACCATTTTTTTGTAGCAGTGATCCCCTTTATCGGGATATTTATCTTTACGGTAACATCTTTTATCACCTTGTCAGCATCCGCCATTTCTACGGTAAGTTCTTCAATCTCATTGAATAATTGCCGCTGGGAATTTACAAGTTGACCGAGTTCCCCGGGCTGGGATTCCGCAAAATAAAATGACCGGTCTGCCGGGATCACCCGCTTTAAACTGTCGTTGCCCTGTAAACGAAGTATATCGTTAATATAGCGGATAGCTTCTTTATTACTTTTTATCCTTGCCTCCGTGTTTTGTTGCAAAACATTCTTCAATTCCCCGTAATAATCATTACTGTTGAGAAAGCCCAGTAAACCCGACACTACTTTTGCCGATTTCTTCCGGTCTTTGGTATGTATGATTATACGGTGAAATTTGTAGTTTTTTGCCGTGGTTATATCGTTAATCGAGGATGCATCGCCTTTTAATGCCTTGAACGCTTCAAGATTGGCCGGGCTTTTCCCCAGAAAGCTGTATATATCTATTACGGGCTCTATTTCTATACCGGAAAAATAGCTTACAGAATCTATTCCCATCGCTTTGAAAAAGCTGATATCTCCTATCTTCCTTTTCGCCTCGATTTCCTGTATGCTCGTATACAGATAATCCACACTGCCGAAGTTGGGGACCACTATAACCTCGTTCCTGTAGGTTTTTGATCCGGAATTGTCCATAAAATACCCGGTAACAAACCCGATGGCCATCAGTATAATGAGTATAACGGCAAATTTCCTGTAGAAAAGGAAAATATTGTAAATCCCCTTTACAATCCATTTGAAGAAATCCCTGATCTTCTGAATCAAAACACCGAGATCTATCTCTTCGGAATTATTATTTTGTTGCGTGTTATCGCTGTTCATAGTTTACAAAATTATTCTTTCTGAAAAGCCGGGTTTAAATTATTCCCTATCCTTCTTTATTGAGAATTTGTTCCAGTATTTTCCTGGTGATCAGGTAAGTGGGCTTTACCCCGGTAGTCCCCAGACCGCCCGAAGCAAGTGTACTTCCTGTTTCCAAAGGGTTATCAGACGCATAGTATGCATACCGTACCTTGACATCTTTGGTGATACTTTTTCTTATCCTCGATGCAGACTGTACGGCCTTCTGATAATGCGCTCCTTCCATTTCCAGCCCTACCACGCTCCAGGTGGAATCGTGAAAGAACTTTAACAGATCCTTGTTTTGAAGGGAAGTCCCCAGCACGGTGATCATGGTACCTTCAAATACCCTGAGGCCGTTTCCTTCAAAGTCTTCTTTACACAATTCGTTCTTAAACGGATAATTATCTGCCGTACCCTCAAAAATATGGGCAGACGGGATCATCAGGTCTCCTTTTCCACCTTCCAGTATTCCGGCTTTGCCCATTATGGATACGGAAACTACATTTAAAAAGTGTAGTTTATTTTTCTTTTCACCTTCCTGTCGTTCGGTTTTATCGCGATAAGGTTTCAAAAGCTCGTCTATTGTCTCATACGCCTGTTCTCCGAAAGCGTAATCCATAACAAAAAGTACGGGTTTCTCCTCCTCCGTAAGTGCAGTATCAAAATTGTAATCAATATGGTTAAAATCCATTTTAGCCGTATCGAATACCTGCACGTCAATATTGGTCCCGGATGTATCGTTTATGGACAACATCCCGTTTTTATGGGCAAATGTTTTTACTTTATCCCGCATGGCTCCGTTTTCAGGAACGCTCAAGGCCTCATACAACTCCAGTTTTTCCTTGTCTGAAGTCCCCTTTTTAAGCGCTTCTGCGGCAAAGAGAGAGTTCATAACGCTGTGCATATTGGCACTGATAATGTGTATGGGGCGGTGTAGCAAATTGTGTTTCAGTAATGTTTTTTTAATGGTGTTGGCCCAGGCCTCCCCATGTATGTGATGCCCCAAACGTTCCCGGAGAATGGGGCTGAAGGTTATGATACGCTTGTTGTTGTCGCGTTCTTCTTCTATGGCAAGTTTTCCCATCCAATAGATAATATGCAGAAAACGCTCGGGTTTTTGTTTGGTGGCAAACGCTTTATAGGCCTCGAGGGCTTCTTCAAAAGTTCGCCCGATGATATTGGCTACGTGTATCAGGGCCACTTCCCTTTCCGAGCGGGAAAGCTTTCCTTTTTTCACGGCGCTTTCCAGCTTAAACCAATCGCGGGTGGTTTCTCCCGTTTCATCTATGTAAACACGGCCGCATATTTTCCGGGATTCAATACAGAGAAAGGTAAGGTGGGTAAGAATATCATAAATATCCGAGCGCCCCCTTGTGATCTCAATGCTCATTTGTTCTTCATCTACACGATAGCAGTTCCTTCTCCGCTTGGGAGGGATTATCGGCTGAAAATGCGATTTTTTATAGCCTTCGTCGGAAGTGAGATTTACATACCGGCATTCTTCTATCCCTACGGGAAGCCTGTCCAGGATATACATAAGCCCGTTCAGCTCCACCTTGTCTTCGGCAATGGAGCCGTAAATTTCGGGGCGCAGTTGCAACAGGGATTGCCGGAGGGTATCGCCGGATACTCCCATAGGCTTGTAGAACCCCCTGTTGAACAGATGTCTCATGGTAATATACATCCGTTCAATGGCGTTCGTAGATTCCTGTGCTCTTGTCCTTCCTTTAATTTTACTCATATCTTATTTTCCGCACAAAAATACGGGATTTTATATTATCTCACCTATTTGAGTTGCTCCGTTGACGAGTGAGGGCATTTTTAATCCCGGAATCAGGAAAACATGGGTGTTCTCCTATGCGCTCATCAATGCCCGGCTGCTTTATACTCGTACAGCGCTTCAGCGAGTTTGCGGTCGTTCGACAGGCGTTGTACCTTGTTCTGCCCGCCGAGTTTGCCTACGCTTTTCATATATCCGGCAAAGCCGTCTTTTCTTATTTTCGTAATCTTCAGGGGCTGTAATATATTTCCCGCTATCAGATCATAATAGTAACTGTTTTGCTCCTGCAACACCCGGTCTATCTTCAGGGCGAAGCCGGACATGTTTTCGGGTTCCTTTTCAAATTCGATAAACCATTCGTGGTACGGAAGTTCCCCCTCCCCGGGTTCGGTTTGCGGGGCAACGGTAAATTCGTTGATACTGACGTCAAAATTTTCAATGGCCTGCCGCATGGCTTCTTCCACTTCCTTGGCAATGACGTGTTCCCCGAAGGCAGAGGTAAAGTGTTTTATCCTGCCGGAAACGACGACCCTGTAGGGTTTCAATGAAGTAAACTGAACGGTATCGCCCAGGTTATACGCCCAGAGT contains the following coding sequences:
- a CDS encoding DUF6909 family protein gives rise to the protein MSKIKGRTRAQESTNAIERMYITMRHLFNRGFYKPMGVSGDTLRQSLLQLRPEIYGSIAEDKVELNGLMYILDRLPVGIEECRYVNLTSDEGYKKSHFQPIIPPKRRRNCYRVDEEQMSIEITRGRSDIYDILTHLTFLCIESRKICGRVYIDETGETTRDWFKLESAVKKGKLSRSEREVALIHVANIIGRTFEEALEAYKAFATKQKPERFLHIIYWMGKLAIEEERDNNKRIITFSPILRERLGHHIHGEAWANTIKKTLLKHNLLHRPIHIISANMHSVMNSLFAAEALKKGTSDKEKLELYEALSVPENGAMRDKVKTFAHKNGMLSINDTSGTNIDVQVFDTAKMDFNHIDYNFDTALTEEEKPVLFVMDYAFGEQAYETIDELLKPYRDKTERQEGEKKNKLHFLNVVSVSIMGKAGILEGGKGDLMIPSAHIFEGTADNYPFKNELCKEDFEGNGLRVFEGTMITVLGTSLQNKDLLKFFHDSTWSVVGLEMEGAHYQKAVQSASRIRKSITKDVKVRYAYYASDNPLETGSTLASGGLGTTGVKPTYLITRKILEQILNKEG